One stretch of Amycolatopsis sp. NBC_00345 DNA includes these proteins:
- the rimO gene encoding 30S ribosomal protein S12 methylthiotransferase RimO encodes MPSPTTEPSTTGPSTIEPATGRRVSLVTLGCARNEVDSEELAGRLAAGGWELAADPDDSDVVVVNTCGFVESAKKDSVDTLLAAADTGRKVVAVGCMAERYGHELADSLPEADAVLGFDHYAELSDRLDDVVAGRKLASHTPSDRRKLLPISPVQRPAASETVEVPGHAQHGWGPRVLRTRLDTSPVAALKIASGCDRRCSFCAIPSFRGSFVSRQPDEIVAEAQWLAENGVKELFLVSENSTSYGKDFGRDGASALERLLPRLAEVEGIERVRVSYLQPAETRPQLVKAIATTPGVADYFDLSFQHSSEQVLRRMRRFGSTDSFLALTEQIREHAPEAGIRTNVIVGFPGETEHDLAELERFLTGARLDAVGVFGYSDEDGTEAETFDGKLDPQEVTARVTRISALVEELTAQRAEDRIGTFVDVLVEQAAEDGDDAVGRAAHQAPEVDGECVILEEEPVLRPGDLIRCEVVESAGVDLVVRPVPDADR; translated from the coding sequence GTGCCTTCTCCCACCACTGAGCCTTCTACCACCGGGCCTTCCACCATCGAGCCGGCCACCGGCCGTCGGGTCTCCCTCGTGACGCTGGGCTGTGCCCGCAACGAGGTCGACTCCGAGGAACTGGCCGGGCGCCTGGCGGCCGGGGGCTGGGAGCTGGCCGCCGACCCGGACGACTCCGACGTCGTCGTGGTCAACACGTGCGGCTTCGTGGAGTCGGCGAAGAAGGACTCGGTGGACACGCTGCTGGCCGCCGCCGACACCGGCCGCAAGGTGGTCGCCGTCGGCTGCATGGCCGAGCGTTACGGCCACGAGCTGGCCGACAGCCTGCCGGAGGCCGACGCGGTGCTCGGCTTCGACCACTACGCCGAGCTGTCCGACCGGCTCGACGACGTGGTGGCCGGCCGCAAGCTCGCCTCGCACACCCCGTCGGACCGCCGCAAGCTGCTCCCGATCAGCCCGGTCCAGCGCCCCGCGGCCAGCGAGACCGTCGAGGTCCCCGGGCACGCCCAGCACGGCTGGGGCCCGCGTGTGCTGCGCACCCGGCTGGACACCTCGCCGGTGGCGGCGCTGAAGATCGCGTCCGGCTGCGACCGGCGCTGCTCGTTCTGCGCGATCCCGTCGTTCCGCGGTTCGTTCGTGTCGCGCCAGCCGGACGAGATCGTCGCCGAGGCGCAGTGGCTCGCCGAGAACGGCGTCAAGGAACTGTTCCTGGTCAGCGAGAACTCCACGTCGTACGGCAAGGACTTCGGCCGTGACGGCGCCAGCGCGCTCGAGCGGCTGCTGCCGCGGCTGGCCGAGGTCGAGGGCATCGAGCGGGTGCGCGTGTCCTACCTGCAGCCGGCCGAAACGCGGCCGCAGCTGGTCAAGGCCATCGCGACCACGCCGGGCGTCGCGGACTACTTCGACCTGTCGTTCCAGCACTCCAGCGAGCAGGTGCTGCGCCGGATGCGCCGGTTCGGCTCCACCGACTCGTTCCTCGCGCTGACCGAGCAGATCCGCGAGCACGCGCCGGAAGCGGGCATCCGGACCAACGTGATCGTCGGCTTCCCCGGCGAGACCGAGCACGACCTGGCCGAGCTGGAGCGCTTCCTGACCGGCGCCCGGCTCGACGCCGTCGGCGTGTTCGGCTACTCCGACGAGGACGGCACCGAGGCCGAGACCTTCGACGGCAAGCTGGACCCGCAGGAGGTCACCGCCCGCGTCACGCGCATCTCCGCGCTGGTCGAGGAGCTCACCGCCCAGCGCGCCGAGGACCGGATCGGCACCTTCGTCGACGTGCTGGTCGAGCAGGCGGCCGAGGACGGCGACGACGCCGTGGGCCGCGCCGCGCACCAGGCCCCCGAGGTCGACGGCGAGTGCGTGATCCTCGAAGAGGAACCGGTCCTGCGGCCTGGCGACCTGATCCGCTGCGAGGTCGTCGAGTCGGCCGGGGTCGACCTGGTCGTCCGCCCGGTACCGGACGCCGACCGGTGA
- a CDS encoding AAA family ATPase, with translation MPARTAEAPVRVENLACGAFVAGAEPAGEFVRRVVQVVAWADRSRHGTQDGQGEPPPPEPERPKGKQHGYLDDLARTTRSVTFDLLSAGNRMWERREQEQYEKAHAQWVVAHRDWAARQNSGMKQPNPFVLLVGEPHTGQRRLWRTLRAELRVADVGFEAEVAVTAPELLAMAGDEPVEVVLREHVAKQGDPPLLLIEEVDALFEKEPGGVLRALRDYAHDQNSCRLLVLAGTERVLEVLRTEAPDFAQAVIQYRMARFPHPGRTAALLDVVAAERSFVLPPAVRDRLAPLARGNGARGVEALLDAAARGAVAGGVSPDGRVHLGLEHVAPLVAEAEQRAGRPVEDLLAELDAMIGLTPVKQRVRALVSEAAIDARRRDAGLPVTVRSRHLVLTGNPGTAKTTVARLIGKIYQALGMLSKGHVVEVARPDLVGEYIGETSKKTRAVCERATGGVLFIDEAYSLALDKEDEFGREAVAEVLVQMENHRDDLVVLVAGYPKEMDGFLESNPGLRSRFSSRIEFPDYDNDELAAIFRLMAESQGYRLDGDLAAALPEAIRRIPRGRGFANGRSARGLLEAVLGKQAGRLAAQPAGPDSALALLIAADLPGESGVAVADDAGPRRGLDELLAELDGMIGLDEVKQRVRALVAETRMDARRRKAGLPVGARSRHLVFTGNPGTAKTTVARLMGQLYRELGVLPSGHLVEVARPDLVGEHVGQTAPKTREVCERAIGGVLFVDEAYTLAQGTGSDFGPEAIAELLVQMENHREDLIVIAAGYPADMDRFLDANAGLRSRFGGTVEFADYDAAQLTAIFAAMAAGQGYRLSADLTAALPGVMAGIDRGRGFANGRSARARLERAIAAQSLRLAGPDVDLEAVGDAELTLLTAADLAEPG, from the coding sequence GTGCCCGCGCGGACGGCCGAGGCGCCGGTGCGGGTCGAGAACCTCGCCTGCGGGGCGTTCGTCGCGGGGGCCGAGCCGGCCGGTGAGTTCGTGCGGCGGGTGGTGCAGGTCGTCGCCTGGGCCGACCGCAGCAGGCACGGCACCCAGGACGGCCAGGGCGAACCCCCGCCGCCGGAGCCGGAGCGGCCGAAGGGCAAGCAGCACGGGTACCTCGACGATCTCGCCCGGACCACCCGCTCGGTGACGTTCGACCTGCTCTCGGCCGGGAACCGGATGTGGGAGCGGCGTGAGCAGGAGCAGTACGAAAAGGCCCACGCCCAGTGGGTCGTCGCGCATCGGGACTGGGCGGCCCGGCAGAACTCGGGCATGAAGCAGCCGAACCCGTTCGTGCTGCTCGTCGGCGAGCCCCACACCGGGCAGCGCCGGTTGTGGCGGACGCTCCGCGCCGAACTCCGGGTCGCCGACGTCGGGTTCGAGGCCGAGGTGGCGGTCACCGCCCCGGAGCTGCTGGCCATGGCCGGCGACGAGCCGGTCGAGGTGGTGCTGCGCGAGCACGTCGCCAAGCAGGGGGATCCGCCGCTCCTCCTGATCGAAGAAGTCGACGCCCTCTTCGAGAAGGAACCCGGCGGCGTCCTGCGCGCGCTCCGGGACTACGCGCACGATCAGAACAGCTGCCGCCTGCTGGTGCTCGCGGGCACCGAGCGCGTGCTGGAGGTGCTGCGCACCGAGGCGCCGGACTTCGCGCAGGCGGTGATCCAGTACCGGATGGCGCGGTTCCCCCACCCCGGCCGGACGGCCGCGCTGCTGGACGTGGTCGCGGCTGAACGCTCGTTCGTGCTGCCGCCCGCGGTGCGAGATCGGCTCGCCCCGCTGGCCAGGGGCAACGGCGCCCGCGGGGTGGAGGCGCTGCTCGACGCGGCCGCCCGCGGGGCCGTCGCCGGCGGGGTGTCCCCGGACGGCCGGGTCCACCTCGGGCTGGAGCACGTCGCGCCGCTGGTCGCCGAGGCGGAGCAGCGGGCCGGCCGCCCGGTCGAGGACCTGCTGGCCGAGCTGGACGCGATGATCGGGCTCACCCCGGTGAAACAGCGGGTGCGGGCGCTGGTCTCCGAAGCGGCGATCGACGCGCGGCGCCGGGACGCGGGCCTGCCGGTCACGGTCCGCAGCCGGCACCTGGTGCTCACCGGCAACCCGGGCACCGCGAAGACGACCGTCGCCCGGTTGATCGGGAAGATCTACCAGGCGCTCGGGATGCTGTCCAAGGGGCACGTGGTCGAAGTGGCCCGGCCGGACCTGGTCGGCGAGTACATCGGCGAGACGTCGAAGAAGACCCGCGCGGTCTGCGAACGGGCGACCGGCGGCGTGCTGTTCATCGACGAGGCCTACAGCCTCGCCCTCGACAAGGAGGACGAGTTCGGGCGCGAGGCCGTCGCCGAGGTCCTGGTCCAGATGGAGAACCACCGGGACGACCTGGTGGTGCTCGTCGCGGGCTACCCGAAGGAGATGGACGGCTTCCTCGAGTCGAATCCCGGCCTGCGGTCGCGTTTCTCCTCCCGGATCGAGTTCCCGGACTACGACAACGACGAGCTGGCCGCCATCTTCCGGCTGATGGCCGAAAGCCAGGGTTACCGGCTCGACGGCGACCTGGCCGCGGCGCTGCCCGAGGCGATCCGCCGGATCCCGCGTGGCCGCGGCTTCGCCAACGGACGCTCCGCGCGCGGGCTGCTGGAGGCCGTGCTCGGGAAGCAGGCCGGACGGCTCGCCGCGCAGCCCGCCGGCCCCGACTCCGCGCTGGCGCTGCTGATCGCCGCCGACCTGCCGGGGGAGTCCGGGGTCGCGGTCGCCGACGACGCCGGACCGCGGCGCGGCCTCGACGAGCTGCTGGCCGAACTCGACGGCATGATCGGCCTCGACGAGGTCAAGCAGCGAGTCCGGGCGCTCGTCGCGGAGACCCGGATGGACGCGCGGCGCCGCAAGGCCGGGCTGCCGGTCGGCGCGCGCAGCCGTCACCTGGTCTTCACCGGCAACCCCGGCACCGCCAAGACCACGGTCGCGCGGCTGATGGGACAGCTCTACCGCGAGCTGGGGGTGCTGCCGTCCGGGCACCTGGTCGAGGTCGCGCGGCCGGACCTGGTCGGGGAGCACGTGGGGCAGACGGCGCCGAAGACCCGCGAGGTGTGCGAACGCGCGATCGGCGGCGTGCTGTTCGTGGACGAGGCTTACACGCTGGCGCAGGGGACCGGGTCCGACTTCGGCCCGGAGGCCATCGCCGAACTGCTCGTGCAGATGGAGAACCACCGGGAGGACCTGATCGTGATCGCCGCGGGCTACCCGGCGGACATGGACCGCTTCCTGGACGCCAACGCCGGGCTGCGCTCGCGCTTCGGCGGCACGGTCGAGTTCGCCGACTACGACGCCGCCCAGCTCACCGCCATCTTCGCCGCGATGGCGGCCGGGCAGGGCTACCGGCTGAGCGCGGACCTGACGGCCGCGCTGCCCGGGGTCATGGCCGGCATCGACCGCGGCCGCGGGTTCGCCAACGGCCGCTCCGCCCGGGCCCGGCTGGAACGCGCGATCGCCGCGCAGTCGCTGCGCCTGGCCGGGCCGGACGTCGACCTGGAGGCGGTCGGCGACGCCGAGCTCACCCTGCTGACCGCGGCCGACCTGGCCGAGCCGGGGTGA